In uncultured Desulfuromonas sp., the genomic stretch CTGGCTTCTTCGGCACCAATGGCAACCAGAGCAGAAAAAATCTGTTTGTGAATAGCGTCTTTATCCGCTCTGTTTAGAAGAGCGTCATTGACGGCCTTATCAAGAACCTGTTCAAGAAAGCGATCAAACAGAAGGATATGCATCACGCTGCTGAATCGTTGCGCCTTGGAAGGGAAGGCCAATGGCAACATGGACTTGTATTCGTCGTCGAGGATATTATCGCAGCCCGTCACAATGCCGCGGATAGATTGGTTGATCACACCGTAAAGCTGGCGATGGGCGGAGGGGATTTTCAGCGCTCTGTAGATGGACAGAAAAAGGATGGAGAAGAAGTTGCGCTGATAGAAGCGCATCAACTTGGGTTTAGCCGGTGTCGTGTTCAGATAAACGGGGTCCAGTGTGCTTCGCAGCAACTGATTTAAGGAGTGTTCCACACGCTGATGGTCACGCAGCGCCGGATAGAGATGACGCAAAATAGCAAAACGATTCATAATGTTAAATTTATTCCTGTCACGATAATAATTGAGTCGCTTGAAATAAAAGTCTTTTCAAAATTATACCAGAGCAACGCCGGTAAGATACCTGTTTCTTTTCAGATTTCCTTTTTATTCTGACAACTTTTCCTGCCGTAGAAAACCTCGAAATCGTGTGATTATTCTCATGCCCTTGCTCGACTTATTGCGGTAGGCACTAATATTGCTCATCGACAGTGGCGATGTTGCATTGGGTGTTTTCTGGGGGCTATGACCCGTTTTGGAGTGATTGATGACTTCTGGTGGGGGAGAAGACTCATGCTGCACAGTGCCCGGCTGTGTGGCTCATCGTGCCTTGTCAAAGATTTTTATCCGGTCGTTTTGTGCGCTTCTTTTCTGGTTTGTGCGGCACTGTGGCGCACAAACCAGAAAACCAAGGAGGATGAATGGACCGGCGGGCATTAGAACGAGAGGTCGTTTTGTTGCGGGATGATTTAAATGATGTTTATCAAACAAGGAGGGAACATGGATTTTTGGGTAGATGTACGTCGTTACGTGGTGTTACCGCTGTTGCTGGTTGCTGTGTGTGTGTCGCCGAGTTGGGCGACAAGTCATGATGACGAATCGTCTCATGGTCATAGCATGGCACATCAAACAGCAGCCAAGGGCAAACCATCACCTGATGAGGCCATAAAAATACTTCAACAGGGCAACAAGCGGTTTGTAACCGGAGAATCACTGCATCCGCATATGGATTCGGCCCGTATTATTCAAGCCGGTCGTGAAGATCAGGGGGACCATGCTTATGCCACGGTGATCACCTGCTCAGATTCGCGGGTGCCGGTGGAGTTGATTTTTGATGCCGGCATTATGGATATTTTTGTCATTCGTGTTGCAGGCAATGTGGTTGATGTCGATGAAGCCGGGTCAATCGAATATGGTTT encodes the following:
- a CDS encoding carbonic anhydrase, encoding MDFWVDVRRYVVLPLLLVAVCVSPSWATSHDDESSHGHSMAHQTAAKGKPSPDEAIKILQQGNKRFVTGESLHPHMDSARIIQAGREDQGDHAYATVITCSDSRVPVELIFDAGIMDIFVIRVAGNVVDVDEAGSIEYGLSHVNTPVLVVLGHTQCGAVTAVTAAMTGHGHALESNIPPLVDNIEPAVRKSLDDYPGAPTRDIIRFAIEENVWQGIRELFMRSPSTRELVKSGQAKVVGAIYNVGTGKVKWLPQDKTVAILNDVENDREKTKTPMSH